A stretch of DNA from Vibrio sp. ED004:
ACGAATAGCGCGGGTCGACGGATAATAGCCCTGAAGCGTCGTTAAACTAATGCCAATTTCTTGAGCAATCCTTGCATAAGTTAGTGCTTCATGTCCTTCAGCCAGAAAAAGGTTTAGTACGATGTTATCGTAGTTTTTTTGATTTTCTAATTTCTGTACTTGAGTTATTCGAGCCATTACAAATCTCTATTGAGTGTAACATTCTGTAAACACAGTATATTAAGAGTTTCTGAATTAAATCTCAAACTCCAAGGGTAAATAACTGGTCAATTTATCGTTAAATATAGTCAGTATTGTGTCATTGGTTCAATTATCAATCAGATCTTGGCATAAATAAAAACACCGCCCTATTGAGCGGTGTGTTATTTAAAGTCTTTGTTTATATTTGCTAATTCAGATGACTAGAACGGATACCAAAATAACTGCGGCTCTAGAATACGTTTCGCAATGGCCAACACCACGATAAAAGCGATGACACTCAAACAAACAAAGTCGATACGTTTCAAGGGTGCATAGCTATACCAAGTGCGTGCTTTGTGTCGACCAAAGCCTCGTAACGTCATTGCGTTAGAGATCTCGTCTGCGCGGTCCAAACTAGAGAAAATGAGCGGGCCTAGAACTTTAGCTACATTTTTAATTCGAGTAATTAGGGGAGCCTTCTTTGAGAGCTCTACACCACGAGCCTGTTGAGCATGCATGATATTGATGAAGTCTTTTTTAACTTCAGGCAAGTAACGCAATGTTAGACTCACCGCATAAGCAATTTTGTAAGGAACACCGATACGGTTGAGGCTCGCTGCAAACTCCGTTGGATGCGTTGTGAAGACAAAAATCAACGCTATCGGGAACATGCTCATGTATTTGAGCGTGACAGTGACTAAGTAAAACAGAGTCTCTTGGCTCAACGAGTAGTTACCCGGCAATGTCAGCAGTAAGGTTTCGCTGCCGATGAGCTCAGTACCTTGCTGTGGGGCCAGCAGATACATGAACAGAGCATTTAGGCTTAATACACTCGCCGTACCCAATAACAAAGGTTTATACACACGTACAGGCACATTGGTCAGCTTTAGCAGGTATAAACCAGTCACAATAAGCAGTGTAATCAATCTTAGGTCGAACGTAGTTAAGACCACGGTTACCCAAGCTAAGAAGAGCGCAAACTTGGTGATGCCGTTGAGAGCATGAAGCGGTGATTTTGTATCAATGTAATTGATGCCGAATTTTACTTTTGATGCGTTCATTGAGCGCTTCTCTCGTAGTCGATGAAGTACTGCATGAATGCATTGGTGTCGTCGATTTTCATCATAGTCGCGAGTTCATAAATGCTGGTGGTACAAAGATTTGCACGTTCTAGAAGTGATGGTTGGCTAAACACTTCCGTCATCGCTGCATTGGCAATCAACTTGCTATCTGCGATTACGATTGAACGTGTGGTGTACTCGAGAACGAGGTGCATGTCGTGTGAGATGATCACAACGGTAATACCCAAATCACGGTTAAGCTTTTGGATGAATGCTAGCATGGATGTGTAGTTGCGGTAATCTTGACCCGCCGTTGGTTCATCCAAGATGAGGAGTTCAGGTTCCAACACTAAGATAGAAGCGATGGTTACACGTTTTTTCTGGCCGTAGCTTAGTGCTTCGATCGGCCAGTGGCGGAACTTACTCAGCCCACACAGCTCGAGAACATGCTCTACTTTTTCTGTGATCAGTTCTTCTGCAATGTTGCGGTTACGAAGACCAAAAGCAATCTCGTCGAAAATCATATGATGCGAGATCATATGATTTGGGTTCTGCATCACGACACCGACTTTCTGACTTCTTTCAAAGATAGAAAGCTCAGATAGGTCTTCACCATTTAGATAGGAAGAGCCTGAATCGGCATCGATCACACCCATGATGAGTTTAGTGATGGTAGATTTACCCGAACCGTTTTTGCCTAGAATCGAAACAAACTCACCTTTGCCAATCTTGAAGCTGACATCTTCGAGTGCGTTTTTCTCGCCGTCGTAAGAATAAGTCAGACCATGAACTTCAAGTAAAGGTGGATATTGCTTATCTGCTACTGGGGCAGGGCGCTCAGCAAACCAAGCTTGAACAGCAGGGCGGAACCTTTTGTAGTCTAAAGCTTTGAGGTTTGACAGCTTGTCTTCGCTGGTTAGTGGGGCTTTCGCCGCCTTAAGCGCCGACAAGTAAAGCGGTTCACGAATACCGTGTGTATCAAGTAATTCAGAAGCCAAGATTTCATCGGGTGTCATGTCTGCAACGATTTCACCACGTTCCATTAAGATCACACGGTCGATATCGCGATGTAGGACATCCTCAAGGCGGTGCTCGATAATCACGATGGTCTTGTTGGTTTCTTTATGCAGCTGGTCGATGATCTCAATCGTTGCCTTACCTGTTTTAGGGTCAAGGCTTGCTAGAGGTTCATCGAACAGCAAAATATCAACGTCATCAACTAAGATACCCGCTAAGGACACTCGCTGTTTTTGACCACCTGAAAGGTCATGAGGTGAACGTACAAGCATGTCCGCTAGATCGACCATTTTTGCAGTCGACTTAACTAACGGGTACATGTCAATGTTCGACATCAACTGGTTTTCGAGTGCGAAAGCGATGTCTTCGCCGATATTTAACCCCACAAATTGGCTATCAGTATCTTGTAATACCGTGCCGATTTGCTCGGTATAGTCGTGCATCGAAAACTCAGAAATGTTCTTGCCGTTGATCTCTAAAGAACCTGTGACTTCACCTTTAATGGCATGAGGTATCAGACCGTTAAGACACTGACCTAGGGTCGATTTACCACTACCACTTGGTCCAATAATGACGATTTTCTCTCCTTTCTCTATCCTTAGATTGATATTTTTTAGCGTCGGTTTATCCAGCGACTCATATCTAAAAGAGAAGTTCGAAAATGCTATAGTCATTATCGCTTATGCCTCAGTCAGGTTGCGGCTTTGTTTGTTGCGCTTAGCGACTGATTTTAGGATCAGGAAGCCCACAACAGCGATCAGAACGGTGTTACCCGCTGCGATGATAGACAGTTGAGTGAAGACTTTAGTAAACGGTTCTGCGTATAGGATGGTGTCAAGGAACGCAGAGCAGCCATAGCCTACAACGTTACCTGCGAGGGCCAGTATCACGAACAACACAAAATCTTTCATTGGCAGCTCGCCTTGTTGAAGGCGGTTCTTAGTCATCATAGGGAATAAGCCGATAACCATACCTACGATACCTGAGCCTAGTACCCAAGTTAACCACACGCCCCAGCCTGCGAACAGATCCGTTA
This window harbors:
- a CDS encoding ECF-type riboflavin transporter substrate-binding protein, whose protein sequence is MNFSAKTVVVIAIGAALYGIGGLPMFGVPVFANTTLKPAMAVLALFSVLFGPIVGFLVGFIGHWVTDLFAGWGVWLTWVLGSGIVGMVIGLFPMMTKNRLQQGELPMKDFVLFVILALAGNVVGYGCSAFLDTILYAEPFTKVFTQLSIIAAGNTVLIAVVGFLILKSVAKRNKQSRNLTEA
- a CDS encoding ABC transporter ATP-binding protein, which gives rise to MTIAFSNFSFRYESLDKPTLKNINLRIEKGEKIVIIGPSGSGKSTLGQCLNGLIPHAIKGEVTGSLEINGKNISEFSMHDYTEQIGTVLQDTDSQFVGLNIGEDIAFALENQLMSNIDMYPLVKSTAKMVDLADMLVRSPHDLSGGQKQRVSLAGILVDDVDILLFDEPLASLDPKTGKATIEIIDQLHKETNKTIVIIEHRLEDVLHRDIDRVILMERGEIVADMTPDEILASELLDTHGIREPLYLSALKAAKAPLTSEDKLSNLKALDYKRFRPAVQAWFAERPAPVADKQYPPLLEVHGLTYSYDGEKNALEDVSFKIGKGEFVSILGKNGSGKSTITKLIMGVIDADSGSSYLNGEDLSELSIFERSQKVGVVMQNPNHMISHHMIFDEIAFGLRNRNIAEELITEKVEHVLELCGLSKFRHWPIEALSYGQKKRVTIASILVLEPELLILDEPTAGQDYRNYTSMLAFIQKLNRDLGITVVIISHDMHLVLEYTTRSIVIADSKLIANAAMTEVFSQPSLLERANLCTTSIYELATMMKIDDTNAFMQYFIDYERSAQ
- a CDS encoding energy-coupling factor transporter transmembrane component T; protein product: MNASKVKFGINYIDTKSPLHALNGITKFALFLAWVTVVLTTFDLRLITLLIVTGLYLLKLTNVPVRVYKPLLLGTASVLSLNALFMYLLAPQQGTELIGSETLLLTLPGNYSLSQETLFYLVTVTLKYMSMFPIALIFVFTTHPTEFAASLNRIGVPYKIAYAVSLTLRYLPEVKKDFINIMHAQQARGVELSKKAPLITRIKNVAKVLGPLIFSSLDRADEISNAMTLRGFGRHKARTWYSYAPLKRIDFVCLSVIAFIVVLAIAKRILEPQLFWYPF